The Saccharomyces eubayanus strain FM1318 chromosome IV, whole genome shotgun sequence genome contains the following window.
AGGTGATAGGTTCAAGTACAGAAGTGTCGATCGTGCTGGAAGGAAGTTTAAAAGTCGTCGCTGCGATGATATGTTATATTACATACAAAATCAGTAATGTTATTACGTACGTCCATTTGATTCCTCTTGCTGCGAGCCTGCTGCTTCACTAagttgtttctttatcatttctAATAGTTTAGGATCTTGCAGTTTGGAGTGTATATATGCGTCTAGTTCAAACTTTCTCgcatcattatcatcatcatcatttttattatttaatTTTGAGTAGTTGTCTTTAACTAACTGTGATTCTATCAACGCACTGGTCAGCCCTCGgtttttgaatatcaaaccttcatcttctttgacCATTTCTTTCACCACACTGGCAACTCTGTCTCGAAGCATCTGTTCAAACGATTCGTTTCCCTCCTCTGTGCCGTTCCAAGTATTGGATAGTATGTCTCTTTTCAGCTTGTCAAAATGCCCctctttcttgtatttGTCCGATAGTTTTTTACCATCTTCTACACCATACGCCATTCTTTGTCCTTGGTTTACGTGCTCCCTCTCAAATTATCTCTTAGTACCTTCGAGTATAGATGGATCTTCTTGGGCTATCATTTGCCAGTTCTTTTGTCTTCAAAATGTAGATGAGAAAAGCAAAGTTAAAAAAGGGCCATGAAATGTACACGAAAATTAATGCTGAAGCAATCTTcaaggtgaaaaaaaaagcaagtATCAAGTGGGGAGTAAGAGTTTCTCTTTACTCATGTCAATTCAGGATACTGTCGCCAAGTATACGGATGTCGTGCATAGTTTATCAATCAATTATTCAAACAGGTTGGTTATAAAATCAGAAAAACTGGCTCAGGTTATCGCTAACTCAAAATCTCCCATACAATTTGACCATTCGGCTTTCGACGGTCAAACAGTGATATATAAATGCATCAAAAAGGAACTGTTTCTCAGCCTCAAAactttgttttccaaagttACCCCAAAAACTGATATACAGCTGTTCCTTTACCGATATTACATATACCAAAGCCATTTCCAAGCTTTAGGAGGTCAGATCAAGAGATACTGTGGTGTAAAGAAATACGATGAGTTGAAGTTTGCAGCTATTAGTCATTTAGAAACAGGGGTAGAAAACAATGATTTAACACTATTAGCAATTTGGGTAGTCTCTTTGGATGAGTTTAttagaaaagaacaaagataCAGTGATGACAGAGGATCCGactttcaaatattttataaacTGATGGTTGAATATTCCTCTTGGAAATGGGCATCGGATAGTAAAAGACAGTATCAGTTCATGTCTCAGTTTCAAGCTAAACCCAAAGAATgtttaaagaaattttacGAGTGTTAtgatcttcaaaattcCGTGGACCCCTTGGTAGAATTGATTCAGCCTTGGGAAAGGGCCGTATTTGCCGCCAACATTATAGATTCGTTTACTGGAGAGGAAACTAGAATCAGTGGTGCCGAATTATTTTGGACATTCAGAAATcttgtattttcttctatttcgTCTTTTGCTCTTAGATTAAGCGACCTTCAAAGTATATTCAATGCATTTAAACCTTACGGAAAGGCGACACTAGTTCAAGATTTCGCGCACGTACGGTCTCTGAAATGGCGTAAGGATGAAACGATTGAAAGGTTGGTTCGTGCTTTGATTTTTAACGATATGTTTCCCTACTTCACTCTGGAGCAAAAAGAGaagtttgaaaatggaaTCCTTTTCTTACGTTTGTTAAGGAAAAACTTTCAGGAGAGCATTATTGGCATTAAAGATTTTCATGTCCAAGTGATGAAATACCTAAACTCTCAACTAAAAAATAACTATAACTTATTGCTGATGACTTCGAACAATAAAGATGCTAACAAAAATCTCCATATGGTTCCcgattttttggaaaacgataataaaatcaaagtgtctctttcttcttcagatgGATATACGCATACGgctgaaaacaaagaacCCTTGGGGCAGTACAAGTTTTATCCAAAGATTTACTCAATTGAACAAAATCCTATATTTGACACATATGATACATATGAGTCTCATAAAATATATGCTATAGTTTCATTATTGCGATATTATTTACCTGAGAATAGAAAGTTTTTCCAGACTTATTATCTACCAagccttttcaaaaggatCTTGTACTACAATACAAAGTTCCCTCACCTGTATCTTATGAAGAATTGCTTAGAGCGGTCAATTATAGAATCTCTTACGATGTTGGATCCCTCTTTGGTCCATACGATAAATAATTTAGTTCAATCCAGTATAGAATCACTTCAGAATGTAACACTAACAACGGACAACAAAACACCCTCAAGTGTCATTCTTTTGCCACAAAAAGATTTCAAGTCGCTTTGTGAAGTAAACAAAGGTTTCAATGAGCCATTTTGGCCTAATGATTCATATGCGAATAGCTGGCCCGATTTAGCAAACAAGCATATGGAGCGAGGTCAAATTTTGCACGATACGTTTGCATtccatatttttgaaatcgaGCTACCAATTATCGTTGATGGTACAAAGAATACTCACTTAAAGCTCGTTTCTAACATGTGTACCGCCAGCATATTATTCCTATACAATGAAACGGATTACCTACCGTTTGCAACcatccaagaaaaactaGGTGTTTTACCATCAAGCAAACGGAATGAGATATTATTAAACAATTTGAATAGGTTAGTGAAACTGAAGCTGCTTTTAGTAACAGAGGACAAAGAAGGACAAAAGGTGTACACTTTCAATTTGAATTATGAAAATACTGGTCAAAACACTTCGAGAATAAGACTTATTTAAGAATGGGAAAGTATGCTGTTAATTTTGGTGTTTCTACATCCGGTGATTATCAAATAGCACAACAGGTTTGAATTATTTTCAGTATATAattttccttatttttacttATGTTTAATAGACAATGTCAGCATACGTATAAGTGTGCATTAAAGAACAAGTGGAAGTAATTacaggatttttttttcattcagGTTCAAAAGCTTGATCTGAAACTTCTAACAGTACTTCCATCGCCatgatttgaaagtttACGTCATTAATATCATCCGGGTTTTCTGGGGCAATAGTAGGACCCCAGATTATACAGAGAGCCTTCAAATTCATTCTGTTTTCAGGTTCATGTGCTAAcactcttttcaaatgaaACACGAGAGCCCTTAAAGTCCAATATTGTGCATCGGGTAGATTATATATTAAACCATGCATGAAATTTCTCCTTGTTGTTGGATCTTCAATTTGTAAGCAAACTTTAATCTCTGAAGCTAGCGCCTTTGGTAATACGTTATCCGGTAGTGATGCGAAAAACGTCTTTAACAGTGACCCCACCAAATAAATGTCTGAGTCAGAATGTGGCTTTGACGGTAAAATCATAGAAACATTAGAAGGATCCTTATCAATCTCCTCTTTTAACTTACTGACATCCAGTACGTTCGCTGATTTTCTATAGATCCCTTCTTGATCGAGACCGAATTTATCGATGACGTAAATACACTGGCGCACTATCGCAGGAACCGTATCTTGTTCGAACTCTACCAATGACTCTAATGGAACACCGAAcgttttgaaatttttcaggaCACCGGGTGGCATATGGTTATTCGTTTGAATATGTGAAATGGGACGATCAGAATCCAAAGAATTGATTAGTTCTTCTGGGACTTGAGGGCTCCTGTTACCAGGATCCAAAGTTTTTGTCATGGATGACGTAGTATCGCTTGTTACaatagaagaagatggtGACATGGCCCCTGCCGCGGTGTTGGTAGAGGAGGGTGTTACAGTAGGTGGtagttgtttgtttgtatTAAAAGAGGGCGTGTTGGCATTAGGAATTGTGTTGGTAGCGgcattgttgttgttattacCGCTCAGAAATGGAGACTCATTATGGGTGGAAATCATTCTCTTCGGAATAGAGTTTCTTGAAGGATCTACAGCAAATTTTGGAAgggttttgtttttttggCCTTGGTTCATGGATGGATGCTTTTTGTATGATACAGGGATAAGGTTCTTGTTGATTAGAAGTGAATGCTTCCCGGTTTGGTTATACTTGTTCAAAAAGCTGTAAAGATCACGTTCATTGGAAATGGATCCGGCAAGGGACTTCATGGATTTGATGGAGTCTAAGGGGCATATTGTTACACCTGTATTTAGAACCAGGTTTTCCGTCCATATCGTGTATTTCTGTAATTGAATGGTCATTGCTGTGtccatttccaaaatcaaatctttTAACTCCTGAACAATCCTTGGTCTTTCTTTCGTTATGAATGTATTTCTTAAAGAGTCTGAATGGTCTACTCTTTGCTTGTACTCAAGATCGGCATTATCAATTTTCCTTagcaattcttcttcttgctctCTAGTAGTCTTGGATCCTCTTAAGGTCAGTTTTGTCTTTGATGGATCGGTCATTCTAAGTTTGTCCCAATCTTGGCACAATGAATTGTAACGAGATTGAGCCTTTTCTGCACTATGTATAGCGTCAGAAACGTCCTTTTCCAATCTTTTACTTGTTTCCTTGACAGATTTTCTCAGTTTGGTCATCGTTAGCAAAAGACTACTTATCTCCGAATACATCTTTTGTAGTGCAGTTATATAACTTTGCTTTACTTGGGCCATCTTTCCGTCAAACTCCAATACTTCATGGATCATCTTTTTTAAGGACGATTTCGTAGAGCCATCAACGTTGAAGAAATGCTTGTATTGTTTGGATAGCTCCTGGACgtgttcttcttcgaaGACGtacttttttctaatgTACTTCATAAACTCTTCGCAGGTCAACAGCGATTGCTTCAAACGGCTCAACAAAGCGTTAATTGCCACATCGGAATTTAGGACCTTGTTGATTTCTGGCGTATCGAACAGGCGCACCGAATCAACAGCACCATTGTCTTGCGAAACTTTCGCACTTCCGGAAGTGTCGACTGATCTCCTTGCAGTTTCCTCCATCTTGTCTATATGGCTGCTTTTTCGGTCTTTGATGAATGTTTGTTTTCACATTACATACTAGTTTGTTacattctttattttttaggttctctttttcatatatcgaaaaaaaaaaaacctcaGTATAATGGCACAAATAATGCAATGTCATTACAGAAAAAGGGCGTATTTATATAAGTCTATGTATCCGTTGCTCTAGTCAGAAGCAGGCTTGAGTGCGTACATTCTCACTGGGTACAGCTCTCTTGGCAAGCCCCGTTGTCTTTCGCAGGCAATAAGCTTCAGGCCGGCTTCTTCGAAGATTTGTTTGAACTTGGCGTCTGATCTAGTCACTGAAGAGTCTGTTTCATCAAAGTCATCGGTATCTGTAGGGGTGTTGTTTTCCTTGACCACGATCGTCCCGTTGGGTTGTAGACCAACAATGCATCTTTTCAGGAATGCCACCAGTTCTGCATCTGGTAAGTGTCCCACACACCATTGGCACCAAACTAGCCAGTATTTACCGGATTCAGGGGTCCAGTCTTGCATTCCCACGTCGTATATCTCTCCGATTTGGCCCTTGCTCTTTAAATCGCTTAGTTCGGTGTGCATTTGCTCGACAAATGGCTTTACTGGTTCTACAAGATCAATCTTGGCGGCATGCTTGTGAAGCATGTTCTTAGTCACACGGCCGATCCCTGCACCGATGTCCACGGCGTATTTTACGCTGTCTTGTTGAGGGAGCATTCGAGACTTCAATTTACGAAGGAAATGGTTCGATCCTAGCACATCCATTGTAGGTACTACAGTGTCTTCCCCATAT
Protein-coding sequences here:
- the SHG1 gene encoding Shg1p encodes the protein MAYGVEDGKKLSDKYKKEGHFDKLKRDILSNTWNGTEEGNESFEQMLRDRVASVVKEMVKEDEGLIFKNRGLTSALIESQLVKDNYSKLNNKNDDDDNDARKFELDAYIHSKLQDPKLLEMIKKQLSEAAGSQQEESNGRT
- the RGD1 gene encoding GTPase-activating protein RGD1, whose translation is MEETARRSVDTSGSAKVSQDNGAVDSVRLFDTPEINKVLNSDVAINALLSRLKQSLLTCEEFMKYIRKKYVFEEEHVQELSKQYKHFFNVDGSTKSSLKKMIHEVLEFDGKMAQVKQSYITALQKMYSEISSLLLTMTKLRKSVKETSKRLEKDVSDAIHSAEKAQSRYNSLCQDWDKLRMTDPSKTKLTLRGSKTTREQEEELLRKIDNADLEYKQRVDHSDSLRNTFITKERPRIVQELKDLILEMDTAMTIQLQKYTIWTENLVLNTGVTICPLDSIKSMKSLAGSISNERDLYSFLNKYNQTGKHSLLINKNLIPVSYKKHPSMNQGQKNKTLPKFAVDPSRNSIPKRMISTHNESPFLSGNNNNNAATNTIPNANTPSFNTNKQLPPTVTPSSTNTAAGAMSPSSSIVTSDTTSSMTKTLDPGNRSPQVPEELINSLDSDRPISHIQTNNHMPPGVLKNFKTFGVPLESLVEFEQDTVPAIVRQCIYVIDKFGLDQEGIYRKSANVLDVSKLKEEIDKDPSNVSMILPSKPHSDSDIYLVGSLLKTFFASLPDNVLPKALASEIKVCLQIEDPTTRRNFMHGLIYNLPDAQYWTLRALVFHLKRVLAHEPENRMNLKALCIIWGPTIAPENPDDINDVNFQIMAMEVLLEVSDQAFEPE
- the TAE1 gene encoding N-terminal protein methyltransferase: MCKSLYSEKSMKKEKISYTAFFTLPDVDVKSISQRNRYILTMDVPADAHINYEDAIDYWTDVDATVDGVLGGYGEDTVVPTMDVLGSNHFLRKLKSRMLPQQDSVKYAVDIGAGIGRVTKNMLHKHAAKIDLVEPVKPFVEQMHTELSDLKSKGQIGEIYDVGMQDWTPESGKYWLVWCQWCVGHLPDAELVAFLKRCIVGLQPNGTIVVKENNTPTDTDDFDETDSSVTRSDAKFKQIFEEAGLKLIACERQRGLPRELYPVRMYALKPASD